A region of the Chryseobacterium cucumeris genome:
TTCTGATCGCTGTCGTTGCACTGGAACACCTTTATATTCTTTGGATGGAAATGTTCGCATGGGAAACCAAAGGAAAAGAAGTTTTTAAAGCAGCTCTGCCTGCAGAAATGTTTAAACCAACGAAAGGACTTGCTGCCAACCAGGGACTTTACAATGGTTTCCTGGCTGCCGGACTGATCTGGTCATTCCTGATTAAAGATCCGCAATGGCAGACCAATGTGGCATTATTCTTTTTAGGATGTGTAGCCGTTGCAGGAATCTATGGAGCAATCTCTGCCACTAAAAAAATATTCTTCGTACAGGCACTGCCTGCCATTCTTGCTATTATTGCCGTTTTATTGAAATAATCTTACAGGTTATCTTTTAAAATAATTACCATATCCATCTGCTCTTACCTTTAATGATAAGAGAAAAATTCGTCATGAAATCACCTCTTTAAAACTATATTGAAAATCAACAATTTACATAAGTAAAAATCCATTTAATATAAAATTCGTAAATTTGCACCGTCATAAAAAATTGATATACAGTTTTTTGATGCTGGCAAGCATTTTGATGAAATGTAGCCATTCAAGTTGTTCAGTATACATATCTTTAATTACCTCATC
Encoded here:
- a CDS encoding DUF1304 domain-containing protein — translated: MEIVAKILIAVVALEHLYILWMEMFAWETKGKEVFKAALPAEMFKPTKGLAANQGLYNGFLAAGLIWSFLIKDPQWQTNVALFFLGCVAVAGIYGAISATKKIFFVQALPAILAIIAVLLK